ACAAGACCGTCGACACGATTCCCACCGAGGAAGACTATACGGTGCGCGAGTGGCACAAACCCCACCAGCCAAACCTCACGGGCACACCCTACGCCTACCGGCCGGACGGAAGCCTGTTGACCGAAGGCGGTCGTCCGCGTGTAACGGGTGATTATGACGCCTGGTCGCCGGAATAACTGAAAATCACCGCAAAAACCTTCCGGAATGGCGCAAGATAGCCACACTTCCGCGCGATACAGGCCTTATTAGGAATTCCCAAACGGAATATCATTAAACCGTAGGGATAGTTTGAGTGATTCCGGCGGTGCGCTATCCGCCGAACGGCCCAGATAGGCTCAGAGAGCGTTGACAGGTCGGCAAAGGCAGGGAAGTTAAAGATGGATAACAGCTTTGTCGAAACGCTGGTCGGCGGCATCGTGATTGCGGTTGCGGCTGCTTTTTTGGCATACGGATATTCGGTATCAGACGTCGGCAATGTCAGCGGCATAGAGGTGACGGCCGAATTTGATCGTGTAGACGGTCTCGCCACTGGATCTGATGTGCGCATGTCGGGCATTAAGATTGGCACGGTGACAGCGCAGTCTCTCAATACGAACAACTATTTTGCGGTGGTTACGTTGAACCTTACAGATGAGGTTCAACTCCCAACCGACTCATCTGCAAAGATCACCAGCGAAGGTCTGCTGGGCGGGAACTATGTCTCAATTACGCCGGGCGGATCTGAAGAGATGTTGGCAAGCGGAGACGAGATTCAGTTCACGCAAGGATCGATCGATTTGATCGGTCTAGTGGGTCAAGCAGTCTTCAGTGCCCAGGGTGGCAGCGAGTGAGGTCAACCCTGAGCAGCATTCGCAGCGGTATTCTAGCAGCGGCAGCGCTGGTGGCATCGAGCGTTGCCGGTAA
The DNA window shown above is from Parvibaculaceae bacterium PLY_AMNH_Bact1 and carries:
- the mlaD gene encoding outer membrane lipid asymmetry maintenance protein MlaD (Derived by automated computational analysis using gene prediction method: Protein Homology. GO_process: GO:0015914 - phospholipid transport [Evidence IEA]) — protein: MDNSFVETLVGGIVIAVAAAFLAYGYSVSDVGNVSGIEVTAEFDRVDGLATGSDVRMSGIKIGTVTAQSLNTNNYFAVVTLNLTDEVQLPTDSSAKITSEGLLGGNYVSITPGGSEEMLASGDEIQFTQGSIDLIGLVGQAVFSAQGGSE